GATTTTATCCAATTTCTGGTTGGTGCTTAATGCCAGGCTACTCTTGCCCAATACACGGCCGTGTTTTAAATCCCAACTATTGGGATCAATTTCTAGTTTAGTTCCAAATGTTTTAGGCGTTCCGTCGATGGTAATCCGCCCCATAACTGGTACATTACCGTTCTTTTTTGGTTCATTCTTCTTCAAGTAAAGCAATAACTTGAAGGTGGATCTTTTCACTGTCTCCATAACTCAATTGTTTAATGTTTAAAATTAACTATCAATGAGTTACAAGGAACTATGAAAAGGAATGCAAAAGATTGAATTATAGCTATTTATCACAATCATTACCAAGCTGAACTGGTAATGATTTAGTAACCTAACCTTGTCTTTTTAAGCCCAAAACCTATCGTACACCGACTTCCAACTTTGTACTACTGTTTTATAAACCTCTGTATAATAATGATGTTCGCCATTTTGCTTACTTTTGCTTTTTACTAATCTTTTTTATATAAAAAAAATTATGTTTCACGTTTACATTCTTTTTTCTAGATCACAAGACAAGTATTATGTAGGGCATACTTCTATGGTTTTAGAAGAGAGACTGCGACGACATTTAAGTGCACACAAAGGATTTACAGCAAGAGCCAAAGATTGGGCAATAGTTTATTCGGAGTTATTTGACCAAAAATCTTTAGCAATTTCACGAGAGCAGGAAATTAAAAAATGGAAAAGTAAAACAAAAATTGTCGAATTAATTACAAAATAAGTAGCAGTTATCGCGTCCCGATTGCAAATCGGGAAGGCCGCAGGTTCGAATTTCCGTTTTCGGAATAAACACTGCCACCCCGACAAAAGCCGAACGAGATCGTTCGGCTTTTTTTTATATAAAAAAAATTATGTTTCACGTTTACATTCTTTTTTCTAGATCACAAGACAAGTATTATGTAGGGGTTACTTCTATGGTTTTAGAATAGAGACTGCGACGACATTTAAGTACACACAAAGGATTTACAGCAAGAGCCAAAGATTGGGTAATAGTTTATTCGGAGTTATTTGACCAAAAATCTTTAGCAATTTCACGAGAGCAGGAAATTAAAAAATGGAAAAGTAAAACAAAAATTGTCGAATTAATTACAAAATAAGTAGCAGTTATCGCGTCCCGATTGCAAATCGGGAAGGCCGCAGGTTCAAATTTCCGTTTTCGGAAAAAACACTGCCACCCCGACTTAATCCTTCTTGTTCATTCAAGAAGGATTTTTTTATTACCAAATAATTAAAACTGATGTAGTACTTTATTACGTACTGTAATAAAAGCTTATTTTTGTACCAAAAAATTTTAATAATCACACCATGTCAGATACGATCGAAAAAATTAAATGCCTTATTATAGGTTCTGGACCTGCAGGATATACTGCAGCAATTTATGCAGCAAGAGCTAATATGAATCCGGTATTGTACCAAGGAATGCAACCAGGCGGACAGTTAACAACTACAAACGAAGTAGAGAACTGGCCAGGGAATCCAGAAGGAATTACAGGGCCAGAAATGATGGTAGGTTTACAAGCTCAAGCGCAACGTTTTGGAACCGATGTGCGTGACGGTTGGGCTACAAGAGTTGATTTCTCTGGAGATATTCACAAAGTTTGGATTAATGAAACTAAAGAATTACACTGTGAAACAGTAATCATTTCAACTGGTGCTTCGGCTAAATATTTAGGCTTACCATCAGAGCAACATTACTTAAAAATGGGTGGTGGTGTTTCTGCATGTGCTGTTTGTGATGGTTTCTTTTATAGAAACCAAGAGGTGGTCATAGTAGGTGCAGGAGATTCAGCTTGTGAAGAGGCACACTATTTGTCTAAACTTTGTAAAAAAGTTACCATGCTAGTACGTAGCGAGAAATTTAGAGCTTCAAAAATTATGGAGGAGCGCGTACGCAAAACAGAAAATATCACCATTTTGATGAACCACGATACTGTAGAAGTACTTGGGGATGAACAAGTAGTTACAGGTGTAAAAGCGTTAAACAAAACTACAGGTGAAACTTTTGAAATTCCGGCAACAGGATTTTTCGTTGCCATTGGTCACAAGCCGAATACAGATATTTTTAAAGAGTTTATTACTCTTGATGAAACAGGATATATTGTTAACACGCCAGGTTCTTCACTTACAAATGTTGCAGGTGTTTTTGTAGCTGGTGACGCTGCTGATCATGTATACCGTCAAGCTATTACGGCAGCGGGAACTGGTTGTATGGCTGCATTGGATGCTGAAAGATATTTGGCAGCTAGGGAGTAACAACTATCTATCACTCAAAAAAAGTCTCTTTTATTTCAAAAGAGACTTTTTTTTTGAATCAATTCTTCCGCTTAAAATCTGTATCATTTTGGCTATTCAGTCTATCGTTAACTTGTACAAGGTGTTACAGACTTAACAGGTTTAAAAACCTGTTAGGTCTCGATAGAACTCCTTTTTGTAAAGCGGTTTTAGTACAGTTGCATTCGATAATAAGCTCAAAGACCTCAAATGTAGTTACATATCAAAGTATACCAACGATGCCCATATATCAGTAGAGATTGAGTTTAATTGATTTTGGATTTGTGGGCATTACTAATATGTTAGAACTGGCTGCTCATGTTTAGCCAAGAGCTAATATACTTAATAGAGTCATGCTGTAACTGAAAATCAATATATTTTATTTTTGTTCCGCAATAGTTACTTTGTTTAATTTTAAAACTCTTATTACTTGATTGGTGTTATCTACTACAAACAAACGGTCTTTTAGCAATGCACAATTAGTAATTGAGTTAAACGCATTTTCTCCCATTATATCCGAATTGTTTATAGTTGGGGTGTAATTTTGATCTAAAAAAATGTTTTTGGGATACAGTCGAATATAGTTAGTGCCTTTTAATTTTTCAGTTGTTATAGCCCAGTCCTCGCTAAATACTACAGATACTGGAAGGTTGTCGGTTAGTGTTTTAGTATTAGGTAAAATAGGAACTGTCAACGAGCTAGTTGCGTTTTTCTCAATATCTTTTAAATTGTAATTCAAAAACCCGTTAGCATTTTGTCCAGCTACTATTAAATTTCCATTGGAGATATCCATCGAATAGATTTCGGTGTAGCCTTTCAGGGTGTTTAATTTAGCTATTGGAGCTAAGTTCCAATTGCTGGTTTCAGTAATTTGTGCAGTTTGGAATACCTTAATTGAATTTTCTTTTTCTTTGACAAAAAGAAAACCATCTTTTGCTTTTAGTCCAAATACGTGAACAAAAGTTTGCCACCATTGTCCATTTCCAATCGTGTTGATGCCTGATAATGTTTTTTCGTCCAAAACAAAAATTCTTGAGTCAATGCTACCAAGGTAAATACGGTCATTGTCAATAGAAATAGAGGATAGTTTTGTGAACGGAATTGTGGTAGATCCTTTTGTATAGCTTTTGACACTCGAAAGATAAGATAAAGTTGTGGCATCAAATATTTCAAGAATATCACCATTGCAGATGTATAATTTGTTATTTGCAATAGTGATAGCGTTAGCTTCTAAAGTACCTTTTCCTCCAGTAATTTGATTGGCTTTGATAGTCGTTTCGTTACTCAAGTAATAAGATTGATAATTGGTAGGCTCATAAACCATATCAGAATCTTTAGTGCAACAAGCTAAAATAAATAAGATAGCTATATATATAATCTTTTTCATAGTAGTAAGTGGTATTAATTCCATTTTCCTTCTCCTTTGTATTTAAGTAAGAAGGGGTTGTTAGGGCTGATTTTGAAAACGGGTTTTTTGTAGTCTTTTTTGTTTAGATAAGCTGTTTTTGTCCATCCTTTTAGTATTTCAGGATCTATAAACGGAAGGTCGTTTAGGTAAATCAAATATTTATAAAAATAAGTGAGCATTTCTTGTTGTCCTCCACCTTCACCACTATTAGCTAAATTACTACTATGGCTAAATCCAATATGATGAGAATATTCATGAGACCAAATAGACATTTCACCTAACCAATGTCCAGTGATGTAGTCTGACTCCCATTGCGAAGCCAGCGCGCCTCCTCCCCAAGCACTTCCGCCTCCTACCATTGCTAGGTAAACGGCTCTAGAGTCTAAGTAATTCAAATAAATTTTTTCTATTTCTTCCTTCGTGTAATAATCATAAACGCCATTCACATCATCAGTGTTACCATGCCAATTTAAAGCGCCATTTATTGCTGTTCCTGCTAATGTTGCTTGTTCTTGTTTGTATTTATCAAAATTGGAAAAGGTTTGATAATACAGTGGGTGACTTAAAGCATAGGAGTAATTGATGATCATTGTGATAGCTTCTTTGGCCAAAACAGGATTCATTGGAAGAAATTTTCCTGGTTCATTGATATGGTAACCATCGTGAAATTGCACTAAATGATTGGATTTTATTTTTTTAAATTTGGCAAATAATGGATCTGTTGATGTAACAGAAAATTCAATAGATCCCGATGAAAATCCTTCTATTTTATCAATCGTTACAGTTTTACCATTTTCTAACAAGTAATCATTTTTGCCAACTACTAAAGGGATTTGATGTACCGAGCGATGAAACGCAGGAATTTTACTAAAGTGAAAGAGTACGAATTTGTTTTCGTAATTTGGGAGTTTAGCATATATATTTACATCTGTTAAGGCAACAGGTGAATACAAGGAAACTTGTACAAAATCCTTTCCTTTTAGTATGACTTGAAGAGGCTGGTTAACTCGAAACCAACGATCTTTTTTGTCATACATACTTGCTGGGTCTTCATTGTCTTCAAAAAGTGTCATGGGTTTATTACCAGCAGGTAAATTGGTAGCATCAATACTTGATAAATAATTGGGCTGGTAATTTTTGTAGTTTACTTCGGTTTCACAATTTGTGAATAAGGACAAAACAGTCAATAGTAAAAAACAATGCATTGCATTTTTTAGAACTTGTTTCATAGGTTAGGTTTTAGAATATGGGTTTGCAAATATATTTTTTCTTTTATTATTTAATCCATCTACAACGTTTTTAATTGACTAAATTTATTCTTCCTGAATATATTGACTGATAATAATTTTGAATAGTAAAGCTATTCCTTAGAAAATAGAACAGAGTATTTGCCACACGGGGAATTAAGATAAAGCAACTTGTAAACCGGTAAACTTCCCGATTGGGCATCCACAAAAAACAAAAGCACAAAAAAAACAGGCAATTGCCTGTTTTCTTGTTTTTAGTAAAGTTACTGTTACTTTAACTTCTTGATTAATTTAGTCTCGTCAGCAAACTTTTTGATGGTTATTTTAGGGTTTCCTACGAGCTGGATTTCAGTTTTATTGGCTGCATCAATACTTAATGTTGTGCTTGAATTTATGATGCAACTAGCATATCCTTCAATAGTTAGTTCCGTATTTTTCAGGGTTAATTTATTGGCTGTTAAGCTAGAGTTGTTGTCTAAACGCAAGATAGCATTCGAGGCATCACCTTCAATAGTTGCATCCGATTTTTGGTACAAATCTGTTTTTAAATCAACGGTTGTAATCAGCGCTTTTAAACTAGAATTTTTACTCATTTCAATAGTAGTTTTTTCTGATTTGATATTAAGCTCGCCTTTTGCTTTGTCATCGGCTTGGTAAACTACTGATTTAGAATTGATGTTTAAAAATAATTTAGACGTGCCGCTTGCTTTTAGGATTACGCTATCTAATAATAATTCTTGGATGGCATTTAAGGTAGTCTCGTCTTTGGCTTGAATTGTTTTTAAATTCTCGGTATAGGTTACTCTTACAATCAATTTTTTATATGCAGTTACTTTTTTTAGGGTATAAATGCGTAATGTTTTTTCGTTTTCGTCAAGTGCCACTACGTCCTGTAAATTATCGTCCGTTTCAACTTTTATGCCTGCTTTTTCTCCTCTTTCTAGATGTACTTCTAGATTGTTTTCAATTTGTAAGGTTTCAAAGTCTGCAATTTTTCGCTCTACAATTGTAACAATTTTGGAACCTTTTACTTTGTCAGATTTTTGAGCAAATGCTACATTTGCTGTGGCTATAAGTAGCACTAAGAGGAAATTTTTTTTCATGTCTTGATATTTATTACTTACAAATATAAAAAAAATCATCCACTAGTTAGGGATGATTTTTTTGTTTGAAAAAGTCTTTTATTCTGCGCTAATGCTACCGCCCGAACTAGTATTTTTTTGGATTGACTTGGGTTGTATGTCATAATGAATTACACCACCGCTAGAAGCTTCTGCATTTAAACTCACAATGGGATGCACATTAATACTAGCACCGCTTGAAACATCAGCTCTAACTACATTTGTTAACAAGTCATAAGCGTTGATTTCGCTTCCGCTTGACGCAGAATTTTTAGTCTCTAGCGCTTTTCCGTTTACTTTTATTTCACTACCACTACTAGTGTCACAGCTTACAACATCAGCTTCTATGCTAAGGTCCATGGTTGCTGCACTTGAGGTATTAAGTCTAATGTTTTCTCCTTTTAAGGTGTTCTTACTCACAATTGTTGCTCCGCTTGTGGCCTCGAGTTCATCAATAACTGGCATTCTTACGATTACTTTTTTAACATCTGCATCATTCATTAAATTTTTGTCAAAAGTGATTACAAGGGTACCATTTTCAACTTCAGTAGTCAAATATTCTTGTAAGTTTTCGTCCGTTTCTACAATGACTTCAACCTTGTCTGATTGTTCTATTTCAACATCAATGCCGCTATTTACTTCGATACTTTTAAAACGCTCTGTAATTTTTCGGTTTTCTGTGGTTACATTTCCGTTTCCTTCAACAGCGTCAAAATTGAAATGGCAAGAGGTGCAAAATAAGGCAATAAGTACACCTACAATAAACTTAGTAATGAGTGTGATAATTTTTAGCATGATTATTTATTTTTTACAATTATTCCGTCTTTGTTTATTGATAACCCTTTTCCAGAGCCTTTTTTAGTTTCGTTTGAGTTTTCTACATTGCTCTCTATTGAAGTACTATCAACTTCACTTGAATATTCAGAATTGTATACCTCTTCCTCTTGAGTTTCTGAATCATTATATTCATTTTCATCAGCAGGGCAATTTAAACATTTTATTTTATCTGATGTAACTTTGTAAACGTAATTATCTGAGCTGTAGTGTAAATTAAAGAATTCATCGTCAGATCTGTCGTAGTTTTGTACAGATGAATCAGGCTTAATATAAGTGCCTACTGGAACAAATAGGGTGATATCTACACTTTGATCACGGTATTTATTTTTTAATTCAGTAATCATGTAATTATCTAAAACAATTTGATTCCCATTGATGGTATACGCATATTTAATTTTCTGAGCTCTTTTTTTAGCCTCAGATAATGATATACCTCTAGCTTCTTTTTCTATTTGAAGGTAAGGTAGTTTTTCATCTGTTTTTTCAATTTTAAAACGCACATCATTAGAGTAAATAATGTTAGTTCCAATGGAGTCTTGAGTTACCTCAAAATTTCTATTGTCATCTACGTTCTTGGCAAAATAATCGTTGTATCTAAATTTGATGTACAATGTATCTGTAGGTTTTAAATTAATGGTTTCTTTTTTTACATCTCTACCATCTACTGCAAATGCACTAGCTTGTTTAATTCCAATTGAGATAGCAATAGAAACTGCAATAATCCAAATAGCAAGCAAGGTATACTTTACAATATTCCCTATTGATTTCATGTTTGGTGCTAGTAATTTAAACCCTAGCAACGTTAAGAAAAAGAACGGAATCCCAACTGCAAAAAACATAAGTAATCCAAAAGACCAAACAGGATAATCAGTAAAATTGCCTGCTTCAATAAAATTTTGCCAAGGGAAATCGATAAACAATCCAGAACCCAATGTAAAAATACCAATCAACAAGAAAAACAAAACGGTGATTCCAGACAAGATCAATAATATGCCTAAGAATTTTGCAAAAACTTTAAAAACGGTCATGATAAAATCTCCAAACGAGCTTCCTAATTTGTTTGCTCCAGTTTTAATATGGACACCGTATTTGTCATAATCTACATTTTTTAGCTTTCCAGAAACGTTCTCAAACTCTTCTCTAACTTTTTTTTCAATGTTTGATATATTAACAGGTTCTCCAGTCATTTCAAGTTTTTCAGAGGTTGTTACGGCCTCTGGTGTTACAATCCATAAAATAATATACGCTAAAATACCAGTTCCAAAACCAGCAAAAACCAGCAATACTAGTACTATTCTGATCCACACAGAATCAACCCCAAAATAGTAACCCAATCCCTGTGCTACACCACCTAGCATCCCTTTTTCTTTATCACGATACAGTTTTTTAGTTCTTCTGCTCGTGTTTTGGTATGGTTTTGCTTCGGCATTTTCGTCTTCAATGATATAGTCTTCTGGTTGTCCCATAACAGCAATCATTTCATCAACTTCTTTCAATCCTATAACATGCTTGTCGCTTATTTGTTTTTCATTCAATAATTCAGACACGCGCATTTCAATGTCTTTTAATATTTCATCGTGTCCAGATGAGTTTGATAATGAGCGCTTAATAGCATCAAAGTATCGAGTTAATTTTTGGTATGCATTTTCATCTATATGAAAAACCATTCCGCCTAGGTTTATATTTACAGTCTTGTTCATGATTATTATTTTTGGTTGGTTATAAGGTTTACAGCATCTGATAATTCAGTCCAGGTGCCACTAAGTTCTTTTAAAAAAGTTTGTCCTATTTCGGTCAAGCCATAATACTTTCTTGGTGGTCCTGATGTAGACTCTTCCCAACGATAATTGAGCAAACCGTCATTTTTTAATCGAGTCAATAAAGGGTAAATAGTGCCCTCAACAACTAGTAATTTTGCGTTTTTTAAAGTGTCTAATATTTCTGATGTGTATGCGTCTTTCTCTTTTAGTACCGATAGGATGCAAAATTCAAGAACACCTTTGCGCATTTGTGCTTTTGTGTTTTCAATGTTCATAATTTCATTTTTTTGATTTTGTGTGATTAAAACTGTTCATTCTTTGATTAATTTTCTGGATTTTACTCCAGCTTGATTGATTATTATGATGATTTTTTAGGAGCAGTCAACTCCCGTTTTTTTAAGAACTTTTATTCCTGCTTTTCACTCTATCTTTTCTGTTCTCTAAAAAACGAGACCATAAAAGGATGCCGTTGCAATCAGGGCTATACAGAACTTCTAGTACTTTCATGTCTATTTTAAAAACGGAATGGTAAGCGGGTATTTATATGCTATGCCATTAGATGTTTGCATCGAAGCGTAAATAATATAAAAGAACTCAACAACTTTTAAAATTAAAAAAAGTAAAAGACTCACAATTCCTACGGTCAAAAATCCAGCATTGTCACTAAAATTAAAATCAGACAAGATAAAATTGTGATTTTCATGCAAGCTATTCAACGGGATGTTTTTAAAAACAGTGATTAAAAAACAAGGAATTGCTATCATTAACAATACTAAGGAATAGAGTAATAAACTCAACTGAAAATTAATAGCTTGTTTCCCGTGGTGATTCACAAATTCCGATTCTCCTTTTTTAGTGCTCCACAATACAATTGGGAATATGTAATTCCCAAAAGGAATAAAATATTGAGTCAGTGTACTCAAGTGTGTAAATGTGGCAATGTTTTTTTCTGTAGATGATTCCATTTTTTTTGATTTTTGATGATGATTGAAACTGATTTGATTTTTAGATTAATTAGGCTACCTAGTAATTTCTTATGCAAATATATGTTTAAAAAACAGTATCTTGTTTCGCATAGTACCAAACATTAACATAAAATTAACAAATAAATTTAATAGGCGTGCATAGTAT
This portion of the Flavobacterium sp. CECT 9288 genome encodes:
- a CDS encoding GIY-YIG nuclease family protein; this translates as MRRHLSTHKGFTARAKDWVIVYSELFDQKSLAISREQEIKKWKSKTKIVELITK
- a CDS encoding head GIN domain-containing protein, translated to MLKIITLITKFIVGVLIALFCTSCHFNFDAVEGNGNVTTENRKITERFKSIEVNSGIDVEIEQSDKVEVIVETDENLQEYLTTEVENGTLVITFDKNLMNDADVKKVIVRMPVIDELEATSGATIVSKNTLKGENIRLNTSSAATMDLSIEADVVSCDTSSGSEIKVNGKALETKNSASSGSEINAYDLLTNVVRADVSSGASINVHPIVSLNAEASSGGVIHYDIQPKSIQKNTSSGGSISAE
- a CDS encoding GIY-YIG nuclease family protein, with the protein product MFHVYILFSRSQDKYYVGHTSMVLEERLRRHLSAHKGFTARAKDWAIVYSELFDQKSLAISREQEIKKWKSKTKIVELITK
- a CDS encoding PspC domain-containing protein — its product is MNKTVNINLGGMVFHIDENAYQKLTRYFDAIKRSLSNSSGHDEILKDIEMRVSELLNEKQISDKHVIGLKEVDEMIAVMGQPEDYIIEDENAEAKPYQNTSRRTKKLYRDKEKGMLGGVAQGLGYYFGVDSVWIRIVLVLLVFAGFGTGILAYIILWIVTPEAVTTSEKLEMTGEPVNISNIEKKVREEFENVSGKLKNVDYDKYGVHIKTGANKLGSSFGDFIMTVFKVFAKFLGILLILSGITVLFFLLIGIFTLGSGLFIDFPWQNFIEAGNFTDYPVWSFGLLMFFAVGIPFFFLTLLGFKLLAPNMKSIGNIVKYTLLAIWIIAVSIAISIGIKQASAFAVDGRDVKKETINLKPTDTLYIKFRYNDYFAKNVDDNRNFEVTQDSIGTNIIYSNDVRFKIEKTDEKLPYLQIEKEARGISLSEAKKRAQKIKYAYTINGNQIVLDNYMITELKNKYRDQSVDITLFVPVGTYIKPDSSVQNYDRSDDEFFNLHYSSDNYVYKVTSDKIKCLNCPADENEYNDSETQEEEVYNSEYSSEVDSTSIESNVENSNETKKGSGKGLSINKDGIIVKNK
- a CDS encoding GIN domain-containing protein codes for the protein MKKNFLLVLLIATANVAFAQKSDKVKGSKIVTIVERKIADFETLQIENNLEVHLERGEKAGIKVETDDNLQDVVALDENEKTLRIYTLKKVTAYKKLIVRVTYTENLKTIQAKDETTLNAIQELLLDSVILKASGTSKLFLNINSKSVVYQADDKAKGELNIKSEKTTIEMSKNSSLKALITTVDLKTDLYQKSDATIEGDASNAILRLDNNSSLTANKLTLKNTELTIEGYASCIINSSTTLSIDAANKTEIQLVGNPKITIKKFADETKLIKKLK
- the trxB gene encoding thioredoxin-disulfide reductase, giving the protein MSDTIEKIKCLIIGSGPAGYTAAIYAARANMNPVLYQGMQPGGQLTTTNEVENWPGNPEGITGPEMMVGLQAQAQRFGTDVRDGWATRVDFSGDIHKVWINETKELHCETVIISTGASAKYLGLPSEQHYLKMGGGVSACAVCDGFFYRNQEVVIVGAGDSACEEAHYLSKLCKKVTMLVRSEKFRASKIMEERVRKTENITILMNHDTVEVLGDEQVVTGVKALNKTTGETFEIPATGFFVAIGHKPNTDIFKEFITLDETGYIVNTPGSSLTNVAGVFVAGDAADHVYRQAITAAGTGCMAALDAERYLAARE
- a CDS encoding DUF4870 domain-containing protein; translated protein: MESSTEKNIATFTHLSTLTQYFIPFGNYIFPIVLWSTKKGESEFVNHHGKQAINFQLSLLLYSLVLLMIAIPCFLITVFKNIPLNSLHENHNFILSDFNFSDNAGFLTVGIVSLLLFLILKVVEFFYIIYASMQTSNGIAYKYPLTIPFLK
- a CDS encoding PadR family transcriptional regulator; its protein translation is MNIENTKAQMRKGVLEFCILSVLKEKDAYTSEILDTLKNAKLLVVEGTIYPLLTRLKNDGLLNYRWEESTSGPPRKYYGLTEIGQTFLKELSGTWTELSDAVNLITNQK